The following proteins are encoded in a genomic region of Solea senegalensis isolate Sse05_10M linkage group LG5, IFAPA_SoseM_1, whole genome shotgun sequence:
- the vdac3 gene encoding voltage-dependent anion-selective channel protein 3 isoform X4: protein MAVPPVYADLGKSAKDIFNKGFGYGVLKLDVKTKSQSGVEFATSGSSNTDTGKSGGHLETKYKMSELGLSFNQKWNTDNTLTSEITMEDQLAKGLKLSLDTSFVPNTGKKSAKLKTGYKRDHVNVGCDLDFDMAGPTVHAAAVLGYEGWLAGYQLAFDTAKSKLTQNNFAIGYKTGDFQLHTNVNDGTEFGGSIYQKVDSNLETAVHLAWTAGSNNTRFGIGAKYQLDKDASLSAKVNNACLVGVGYSQTLRPGVKLTLSALVDGKNVNGGGHKVGMGFELEA, encoded by the exons ATGGCTGTCCCTCCTGTGTACGCTGACTTGGGGAAATCTGCCAAAGACATCTTCAACAAGGGCTTTG GCTATGGCGTTCTGAAGCTGGATGTTAAGACCAAGTCTCAGAGTGGTGTT GAGTTTGCCACCTCTGGCTCCAGCAACACAGACACGGGGAAGTCCGGTGGTCACCTGGAGACCAAGTACAAGATGAGTGAGCTTGGCCTCAGCTTCAACCAGAAGTGGAACACAGACAACACTCTGACTTCAGAAATCACCATGGAGGACCAG CTGGCTAAAGGCTTGAAGCTCTCTCTGGACACATCCTTTGTGCCCAACACTGG CAAGAAGAGCGCCAAACTGAAGACTGGCTACAAGCGTGACCACGTTAACGTTGGCTGTGACCTCGACTTCGACATGGCCGGTCCCACTGTCCACGCCGCCGCCGTGCTGGGCTACGAGGGCTGGCTCGCCGGCTACCAGTTGGCCTTTGACACGGCCAAATCTAAATTGACCCAGAACAACTTTGCCATTGGATACAAGACCGGTGACTTTCAGCTTCACACCAATGT CAATGATGGCACAGAGTTTGGCGGCTCGATTTACCAAAAGGTGGACAGCAACTTGGAGACAGCCGTGCATCTGGCCTGGACGGCTGGCAGCAACAACACACGGTTTGGGATTGGGGCCAAGTACCAGCTGGATAAGGATGCCTCCCTGTCT GCCAAAGTCAACAATGCTTGCCTTGTTGGAGTTGGATACTCACAGACCCTGAGGCCAG GAGTGAAGCTCACCCTCTCGGCTCTGGTTGACGGGAAGAATGTGAACGGTGGCGGACACAAAGTGGGCATGGGCTTCGAGCTGGAGGCGTAG
- the vdac3 gene encoding voltage-dependent anion-selective channel protein 3 isoform X1, producing MAARDVGGMVQDKSGKVKQTENKGPSVTCQHHAPKGHDKMAVPPVYADLGKSAKDIFNKGFGYGVLKLDVKTKSQSGVMEFATSGSSNTDTGKSGGHLETKYKMSELGLSFNQKWNTDNTLTSEITMEDQLAKGLKLSLDTSFVPNTGKKSAKLKTGYKRDHVNVGCDLDFDMAGPTVHAAAVLGYEGWLAGYQLAFDTAKSKLTQNNFAIGYKTGDFQLHTNVNDGTEFGGSIYQKVDSNLETAVHLAWTAGSNNTRFGIGAKYQLDKDASLSAKVNNACLVGVGYSQTLRPGVKLTLSALVDGKNVNGGGHKVGMGFELEA from the exons ATGGCAGCGAGAGACGTGGGGGGTATGGTGCAGGACAAGTCAGGAAAAGTCAAGCAGACAGAAAATAAAGGCCCGAGTGTGACATGTCAGCACCACGCTCCTAAAGGTCATG ACAAAATGGCTGTCCCTCCTGTGTACGCTGACTTGGGGAAATCTGCCAAAGACATCTTCAACAAGGGCTTTG GCTATGGCGTTCTGAAGCTGGATGTTAAGACCAAGTCTCAGAGTGGTGTT ATG GAGTTTGCCACCTCTGGCTCCAGCAACACAGACACGGGGAAGTCCGGTGGTCACCTGGAGACCAAGTACAAGATGAGTGAGCTTGGCCTCAGCTTCAACCAGAAGTGGAACACAGACAACACTCTGACTTCAGAAATCACCATGGAGGACCAG CTGGCTAAAGGCTTGAAGCTCTCTCTGGACACATCCTTTGTGCCCAACACTGG CAAGAAGAGCGCCAAACTGAAGACTGGCTACAAGCGTGACCACGTTAACGTTGGCTGTGACCTCGACTTCGACATGGCCGGTCCCACTGTCCACGCCGCCGCCGTGCTGGGCTACGAGGGCTGGCTCGCCGGCTACCAGTTGGCCTTTGACACGGCCAAATCTAAATTGACCCAGAACAACTTTGCCATTGGATACAAGACCGGTGACTTTCAGCTTCACACCAATGT CAATGATGGCACAGAGTTTGGCGGCTCGATTTACCAAAAGGTGGACAGCAACTTGGAGACAGCCGTGCATCTGGCCTGGACGGCTGGCAGCAACAACACACGGTTTGGGATTGGGGCCAAGTACCAGCTGGATAAGGATGCCTCCCTGTCT GCCAAAGTCAACAATGCTTGCCTTGTTGGAGTTGGATACTCACAGACCCTGAGGCCAG GAGTGAAGCTCACCCTCTCGGCTCTGGTTGACGGGAAGAATGTGAACGGTGGCGGACACAAAGTGGGCATGGGCTTCGAGCTGGAGGCGTAG
- the vdac3 gene encoding voltage-dependent anion-selective channel protein 3 isoform X3, with amino-acid sequence MAVPPVYADLGKSAKDIFNKGFGYGVLKLDVKTKSQSGVMEFATSGSSNTDTGKSGGHLETKYKMSELGLSFNQKWNTDNTLTSEITMEDQLAKGLKLSLDTSFVPNTGKKSAKLKTGYKRDHVNVGCDLDFDMAGPTVHAAAVLGYEGWLAGYQLAFDTAKSKLTQNNFAIGYKTGDFQLHTNVNDGTEFGGSIYQKVDSNLETAVHLAWTAGSNNTRFGIGAKYQLDKDASLSAKVNNACLVGVGYSQTLRPGVKLTLSALVDGKNVNGGGHKVGMGFELEA; translated from the exons ATGGCTGTCCCTCCTGTGTACGCTGACTTGGGGAAATCTGCCAAAGACATCTTCAACAAGGGCTTTG GCTATGGCGTTCTGAAGCTGGATGTTAAGACCAAGTCTCAGAGTGGTGTT ATG GAGTTTGCCACCTCTGGCTCCAGCAACACAGACACGGGGAAGTCCGGTGGTCACCTGGAGACCAAGTACAAGATGAGTGAGCTTGGCCTCAGCTTCAACCAGAAGTGGAACACAGACAACACTCTGACTTCAGAAATCACCATGGAGGACCAG CTGGCTAAAGGCTTGAAGCTCTCTCTGGACACATCCTTTGTGCCCAACACTGG CAAGAAGAGCGCCAAACTGAAGACTGGCTACAAGCGTGACCACGTTAACGTTGGCTGTGACCTCGACTTCGACATGGCCGGTCCCACTGTCCACGCCGCCGCCGTGCTGGGCTACGAGGGCTGGCTCGCCGGCTACCAGTTGGCCTTTGACACGGCCAAATCTAAATTGACCCAGAACAACTTTGCCATTGGATACAAGACCGGTGACTTTCAGCTTCACACCAATGT CAATGATGGCACAGAGTTTGGCGGCTCGATTTACCAAAAGGTGGACAGCAACTTGGAGACAGCCGTGCATCTGGCCTGGACGGCTGGCAGCAACAACACACGGTTTGGGATTGGGGCCAAGTACCAGCTGGATAAGGATGCCTCCCTGTCT GCCAAAGTCAACAATGCTTGCCTTGTTGGAGTTGGATACTCACAGACCCTGAGGCCAG GAGTGAAGCTCACCCTCTCGGCTCTGGTTGACGGGAAGAATGTGAACGGTGGCGGACACAAAGTGGGCATGGGCTTCGAGCTGGAGGCGTAG
- the vdac3 gene encoding voltage-dependent anion-selective channel protein 3 isoform X2: MAARDVGGMVQDKSGKVKQTENKGPSVTCQHHAPKGHDKMAVPPVYADLGKSAKDIFNKGFGYGVLKLDVKTKSQSGVEFATSGSSNTDTGKSGGHLETKYKMSELGLSFNQKWNTDNTLTSEITMEDQLAKGLKLSLDTSFVPNTGKKSAKLKTGYKRDHVNVGCDLDFDMAGPTVHAAAVLGYEGWLAGYQLAFDTAKSKLTQNNFAIGYKTGDFQLHTNVNDGTEFGGSIYQKVDSNLETAVHLAWTAGSNNTRFGIGAKYQLDKDASLSAKVNNACLVGVGYSQTLRPGVKLTLSALVDGKNVNGGGHKVGMGFELEA, from the exons ATGGCAGCGAGAGACGTGGGGGGTATGGTGCAGGACAAGTCAGGAAAAGTCAAGCAGACAGAAAATAAAGGCCCGAGTGTGACATGTCAGCACCACGCTCCTAAAGGTCATG ACAAAATGGCTGTCCCTCCTGTGTACGCTGACTTGGGGAAATCTGCCAAAGACATCTTCAACAAGGGCTTTG GCTATGGCGTTCTGAAGCTGGATGTTAAGACCAAGTCTCAGAGTGGTGTT GAGTTTGCCACCTCTGGCTCCAGCAACACAGACACGGGGAAGTCCGGTGGTCACCTGGAGACCAAGTACAAGATGAGTGAGCTTGGCCTCAGCTTCAACCAGAAGTGGAACACAGACAACACTCTGACTTCAGAAATCACCATGGAGGACCAG CTGGCTAAAGGCTTGAAGCTCTCTCTGGACACATCCTTTGTGCCCAACACTGG CAAGAAGAGCGCCAAACTGAAGACTGGCTACAAGCGTGACCACGTTAACGTTGGCTGTGACCTCGACTTCGACATGGCCGGTCCCACTGTCCACGCCGCCGCCGTGCTGGGCTACGAGGGCTGGCTCGCCGGCTACCAGTTGGCCTTTGACACGGCCAAATCTAAATTGACCCAGAACAACTTTGCCATTGGATACAAGACCGGTGACTTTCAGCTTCACACCAATGT CAATGATGGCACAGAGTTTGGCGGCTCGATTTACCAAAAGGTGGACAGCAACTTGGAGACAGCCGTGCATCTGGCCTGGACGGCTGGCAGCAACAACACACGGTTTGGGATTGGGGCCAAGTACCAGCTGGATAAGGATGCCTCCCTGTCT GCCAAAGTCAACAATGCTTGCCTTGTTGGAGTTGGATACTCACAGACCCTGAGGCCAG GAGTGAAGCTCACCCTCTCGGCTCTGGTTGACGGGAAGAATGTGAACGGTGGCGGACACAAAGTGGGCATGGGCTTCGAGCTGGAGGCGTAG